TCATAGGCACAATTGCCTTCGCACTAAGCGGAGCCATTGTTGCAATGGAAGAGGATTATGATATTTTCGGGGTGTATATTTTAGGAATGGCAACCGCATTTGGGGGAGGTGCCCTTCGTAATTTATTAATTGGTTATCCGATTGTCGCGTTTTGGCAACAAGACATGTTATTTCAAATCGCACTTTTATCAATGACGATTATTTTTCTTTTTCCAAATAAATTAATTAGACACTGGAAAAAGTGGGAAAATATCACTGATGCTATCGGCTTATCAGCATTTGCCGTGCAAGGAGCATTATACGCTCAAAAACTAAATTTACCTATTAGCGCTACGATCGTAGCAGCTGTTCTAACTGGCATTGGCGGCGGTATCATCCGCGATCTTTTAGCCCGTAGAAAGCCTCTCGTTCTTCGAGCTGAAGTATATGCTTTTTGGACGATTCTAGCCGGTTTCTTAATCGGCGCTCAAATTATTGTTAGCGATTGGGCTCTATACACCTTATTCATTTTAATTGTTTGCTTCCGCATGGTTTCTATTCATTACAAATGGCATTTACCGCATAGACGCATCGACACAAACGAACGTTCAATGCATAAATAGCAATCCAACCTCTTTACAAATCGTAAAGAGGTTTTTCTTTTCTAATGAGTTTTTCTTTACATAATGTTTATACTAATCCTCAAAGCGAGGTGAATACAAATGAAAAACCACGTTAATAAAGGGGCTCAAAAAAGCTCAGTAGGCCAATTTGGACACGACCTTCATTCCGCACACGAAAAAAGCGCTAAAATGGAACGCTTCCATAAATCTTATCAAGGAAAAGAAAAAAATAATAAAAGCACTTATATAGAAAAAACAGACGCACAGCTTACGTACTGTGCGTCTCCTCTTCAAGCATCAAATCACTACTTGATATTCCAACCAAATCATATTTATCATACGCATCCTCTTGCAACAACCGCATAGCTTGTGTACGAATCGATTTTTCAACAATATTCCGGACATACCGCCCATTACTAAAGGATGTAATTTGCGATGAGTACTTTACAGCATGTAAATGATCTCTAAATTTCCATTCAGCCTCTTTCGATAACTGATATTCACGTTCTTCATACATCCGCTTCCCTATTTCTAACAGCTGATTTACTGAGTAATCCGCGAATTCAATTATAAACGGAAAACGGGATTGCAATCCTGGATTCAATGAAAGAAAGTGATTCATCTCTCTTGAATATCCGGCTAAAATCAATACAAAACCGTGTTGTTTATCTTCCATATGTTTTACAAGCGTGTCAATTGCCTCTTTCCCGAAATCTTTTTCTCCCCCTCGTGCTAATGAATATGCCTCATCAATAAACAAAATTCCCCCCATTGCTTTTTTTATTAAATCTCTTGTTTTTTGAGCTGTATGACCGATGTACTCTCCTACAAGATCCGCACGTTCCGCTTCAACTAAATGCCCTTTTGATAGAATATTCATCTCAAACAATAATTTCCCTATCATTCTAGCAACAGTTGTCTTCCCTGTACCTGGATTTCCTTTAAACAACATATGAAGCACTTGCTTCTCAGACTTCAATCCTATTTCTTGTCGTTTTTTATTTACATAAATCCAAGCATATATTTCTTTTATTATCTTTTTTATATCATCCATCCCAACGAGCTTTCCCATCTCTTCTTCTATTCTTTGCAACATCTCATGTTTCGTAGTAGTTTCACTTGAAATTACTGTTTTATTTTCTGCGGCCGGTAAAGAAATTTTCTTTCGATGATTTAACACAATGTTAATTTGATTATTATTTTTCTTTCGCATCGATTGTTCCATTCAATCACCTCATTTTATCCACTCACCAAATATTATTATTCTTGTCTCCCTTGCAAATGACTATTTTCAGAAAAGTTTGCTATAATATAAGAAATAATGAAGGTGGTGGGACTATGGAGACAACGGAATTCCATGATACAATACAAGCCTTTTCTATTTTTTTATTGAATAAAGGCCGAAAACCTTCAACCATTAAACGTTACGTTTATGACATTGAAGATTTCGGACATTGGTTAGAAAAAAACAAAAAGCTCCCTTCCAGTAATATATGGGCTACACTTTGTACAAAAGACTACGAAGATTACTTTTCCGATTTAAAAAAGAATCGACATTACTCAGAGAAAACGATGCACCGTGTATTTATTGTATTAAATAGAATGCATCACTTTCTAAACATCCCTAATCCATTAAAGAACATGGAAATTTCTATTCAACCAGATCGCACACTTCGCAATGAAGATTTCATTTCATCTGATGAAGAAAAAAGATTAAAACATATAGTTACTTCATTAGAAGGACTTTCAGAAAAACAGCGTCCTGTACGCCCTTTATTGATGGATCGTAATATCGCTATTTTAAATTTACTAATTGACTATGGATTATCCTTACAGGAACTTACAGCATTAACTATGCATCACGTCCACTTTGAAACGAACACATTATCTATCCCAGCAACCGCAGGGGTAGAAAGAACAATTTCATTAACCAGCGAAGACAAAAAACAACTATATACCTATTACAAAAGCATCCCTGAACCCGTTCGTCCAAAATACCATAGTAATGATCCATTATTTGTCGCATTCGATTTTAATCGAGGAACTTACAGATGGGTATACGAAAATGATGCACCAAAAGGATTAACAGAAATCGCTATCCAAAAAATGATTCGCCTTGAAGTATCTAGAGCTAATTTACGCAAAGGAATCTCAGGACAACACTTTCGCAACACCTATATTTTAAATTTAATAAAAAAAGAGACTCCGGAGTCAGAAATTATAAAGCTAGCTGGGTTCAAATCAAAAATTTCACTAAAACGATATTATCAATACGCAGAAAATGGAAAAAACGCCTTATCATAAGGCGTTTTTTCCATTTTTTCTTCAAACAAACGATTTTACTATGACCATTTAACTAATTTTTGCATCTACTATGATGAGTTTCATTCACATTCTCATTAGAAAGGAGAGATTTAATGTCTCGTTATGACGACAGTCAAAACAAATTCTCCAAACCATGCTTTCCAAGTAGCGCTGGACGAATCCCGAATACTCCATCAATCCCAGTTACTAAGGCACAACTTAGAACATTTCGCGCAATCATTATTGATTTAACAAAAATAATCCCAAAACTTTTCGCAAATCCATCTCCCCAAAATATTGAAGATCTAATCGATACATTGAACCTACTAAGTAAATTTATTTGTTCACTAGACGCTGCTTCCTCCCTGAAAGCACAAGGATTAGCTATTATTAAAAACTTAATAACTATATTAAAAAACCCAACTTTCGTAGCAAGTGCTGTATTTATCGAGCTTCAAAATCTAATTAATTATTTACTATCCATTACAAAACTATTCCGAATTGACCCTTGCACACTTCAAGAGCTTCTTAAATTAATAGCAGCATTACAAACCGCTTTAGTTAATTCTGCTTCATTCATTCAAGGACCTACTGGACCTACTGGACCTACTGGGCCAGCTGGTGCTACCGGTGCTACTGGACCTCAAGGTGTTCAAGGACCAGCAGGCGCTACCGGTGCCACTGGACCTCAAGGTGTTCAAGGACCAGCAGGTGCTACTGGCGCTACTGGACCTCAAGGTGCTCAAGGACCAGCAGGTGCTACCGGTGCTACTGGACCTCAAGGTGCTCAAGGACCAGCAGGTGCTACTGGTGCCACTGGACCTCAAGGTATTCAAGGACCAGCAGGTGCTACCGGTGCTACTGGACCTCAAGGCGTTCAAGGGCCAACGGGTGCTACTGGTATAGGAGTTACCGGACCTACTGGGCCTTCTGGTGGGCCTGCTGGTGCTACTGGACCTCAGGGACCTCAAGGTAATACAGGTGCTACTGGACCTCAAGGTATTCAAGGGCCTGCTGGTGCTACTGGTGCCACTGGACCTCAAGGTGCTCAAGGACCGGCTGGTGCTACCGGCGCTACTGGACCTCAAGGTGTTCAAGGGCCAACGGGTGCTACTGGTATAGGAGTTACCGGACCTACTGGGCCTTCTGGACCTAACTTCCCTGTAGCAACAATTGTTGTAACAAACAACATTCAACAAACAGTACTCCAATTTAACAACTTCATTTTTAATACTGCAATTAACGTAAACAACATTATCTTCAACGGCACAGATACAGTTACTGTTATCAACGCTGGTATTTATGTCATTAGCGTATCCATCTCTACAACTGCACCAGGATGTGCACCACTCGGAGTAGGAATTTCAATAAATGGAGCAGTCGCAACTGACAACTTCTCTTCAAATCTAATAGGCGACTCACTTTCATTCACTACGATCGAAACGTTAACTGCCGGCGCGAACATTTCTGTCCAATCCACTCTTAATGAGATTACGATCCCTGCAACAGGAAACACTAATATTCGTCTAACTGTATTTAGAATCGCTTAAATTTCACTATTTATTTTTTATAACAAATAAAAAAAGAGCGAGAAACTCGCTCTTTTTTTGTTATGTACAATAATTCATTACTACTCTAATTCAATTGAAACATTTTTTTGTGGTACGAATGTAGAAATTGCATGTTTATAAATAAGCTGTTGCTTACCTTCTGTTTCCAGTAGGACTGTAAAATTATCAAATCCTTTAATTAATCCACGAAGCTGGAAACCATTTAATAAGTACAGCGTAACAAACGTATTCTCTTTACGGAGTTGATTTAAAAACTGATCTTGAATATTGATTGATTGCTTCATGTCGAATCCTCCTCTTTTTCTCTACTTACTATTATTCGACTTTAGTTGTAGCTTTCCTTCTATGTATCGTAAAATTTCTGACGTTTTTTCACCGTCTGTAACATCAAACCATGTGACATCCATCTTATTACGGAACCACGTTAATTGACGTTTTGCATAACGACGTGAATTCGTCTTTAATTGTGATACCGCTTCTTCTAAAGAGACACGATCCTCAAAATAATCATATATCTCTTTATACCCAATCGCTTGAATAGATTGACAATCTCGTATCCCTCTATTATACAACCCTTCTACTTCTTCTAATAAACCTTGGTCCATCATTATATCAACTCGTAAGTTAATGCGATCGTATAGCATTTCACGATCCATTGTCAAGCCAATTAAGGAAACATCGTATAATAACTCGTTTTCTTGTTTTTCAAGTTGATCACTCATTTTTTCACCCGACGTGTGAAAAATTTCTAACGCTCTAATGACACGACGCACATTATTTGCATGAATACGCTCAGCGCTTTCTGGGTCTACTTCTTGTAATTTCTTATGTACATATTCCACACCACGTTCTAATGCTAACTTTTCCATTTGTTCTCGGTATATAGCATCACCAGCATCATCCGTAAACTGATAATCGAATAAAACAGACTGTATATACAGACCAGTTCCACCAACGATAATTGGTAATTTACCACGCTCTGTAATCTCTCGAATATGCTTACGAACACGTTCTTGAAACTCGGCAACTGAAAATGATTCTTCCGGATTTTTTATATCGACCATATAATGTGGAATTCCATCCATCTCTTCTTTCGTCACCTTTGCAGTTCCAATATCCATCGTACGATAAATCTGCATGGAATCTCCACTTATAATTTCACCGTTCAACGCTTTAGCAAGATCAATACTTAACTTCGTCTTCCCAACAGCAGTTGGTCCAATGATGACAGCAACTTTTTCACGTTGCACTTCTCCCATATCATTCAACTCTCTTTATGTAATGTACTCCATCTATTGATTATATCCAATCTTACCAATTTTAACGGCATGTTTGCAAGTTCTTTCATTACGGTACATGAAATTACAAATAAAAAAGAACATAGTTTGTCCAATTCCGCATATACATGATTAAAAATACCTTCGAGAGGATGAGTTAACTATGAAACAATCCACTATCAATTTTTCATCTTTGACAAAAGACCTCATTTTAGCTACTGCTACAAAAGAACAAAATTGTTCACAAGAAGAATTGTACTTCGCCTTAAATTGTTTGCTACGTTCTTTTCATTCTACTCTCCAAGAAACAACATTACATACAGAAAATAAAAATACAGAGTATATACAAAATCAATTTTGCAGCGCATATAAAATTATTACAGGTAAAACGATTTATCCTTTTCAATAATCCATAAAAGGCGGTTGCTTACATACTTTCAAGCAACCGCCTTTTATATTAATACATATATACTACTCTATAACTTTCACTTTTACAGATTTGCGCCCCCAGCTATTAGCACTACCATCTGAGCCAACTAAAACATCAATACGATTTCCTTTAATCGCACCACCAGTATCTCCAGCAATCGCTTCTCCATATCCTTCTACCCATACTTTTGATCCAAGCGGCATTACTTTAGGATCAACAGCAATTACTTTCATATTTGGATTAGCTGTCAAATCATGCCCCATTGCAGTTAATACACGACCACCATACGTACCATTCTCACTTGGATGCGCTGTATACGCTGTCGCTTCCACTGTTATTTCACGTCCACCAGCAGGTGCACTTGTTCCCTTAGATTTTGCAACCTGTTGCACAGCTGGCTTTGCTTTTGCCACAGGTTTACTTGATTCCACATTCTTAACAGACTCTTTGTTCTTAACTACTTTATTATTTTTAACCGGTGCATTCACTCTTACCGGCGCTTCTTCTTGCGTTACAACTTCTTTCTTTTCAACCACAGGTGCCGTCCCTGTTAAAAATGGCACGTGAACATATCCAACTTTTCCATTGTAGTCAAATTGTAACCACTCATTTTGAACTTGATTGGTCGTTTCAATTACATCATCTTTATTTAGTTTACCAAGGATTTCAGAGTCAGTATTCGCTCCGGCACGAACATTTAACACGCCCGCCGTTACATAATATGTACTTTTTGTAAATTCAGCACTTACAAACGCTTCTTTACCATTTACTTTAATTTTTGTCCATCCATTTTCTGTATTTATAACATCTAATTTATTTCCACTTAACATTTTACCTACAAGCTTTGACTCTACAGTTGGGTTTTCTCTAACATTTAATACGTCTGTTGTTACAATCGTTTCCGCTTTCGCAGAACCTGCAAAAATCCCAAGACCAAAAACTGCCGCCGTTGCTATACCTAATAATTTTTTCATGAATAGCCTCCATTTGCTTTGTTTTCGTATTTTCATTATAGCAACGGATTTTTAAGATTTTTAGAAAACACACAATTACAAACCATTCGTAATATACGATTAATGAGTTGTAACATAAATTTCCATATTAATGAATTACATTTCCAATAGAATTCCCAATAGTTTTCATATATTTTCCACATACAAGCACCAGAATTTTTTTCCAAAAAAATTACAGTATTACTTTTTTGTTACAAAAAAACCATATTTCATTACATCTTTTACCAAAATTCATCATTCTCCAATTATTAACCTCCTTTTTTGTAATAAAAAGGAGCAGCTTATAAAAGCTACTCCCTTTACACGTATTATTTAACTTTCTTTTTCCAAATCCCCATCATAAGTGCAGAAACAACTGCCCCTATCAATATCGAGAAAATATATAACACTGGTTTATTTACTAATGCTATAACAAACAATCCACCATGCGGTGCCGGTAATGTAATTTGGAATAACATAGATAATGCACCCGCAATACTTGAACCGACAACACAACTGACAATTACTCGAACCGGATCTGCAGCTGCAAATGGAATCGCACCTTCTGTAATAAACGATGCTCCCATAATATAATTTGTTAAACCAGACTTACGTTCCGCTTCTGTAAACTTCGATTTAAAGAATGTAGTTGCGAATGCAATTGCAAGCGGCGGTACCATACCACCAGCCATAACCGCTGAGTGCACCCCAAAGTTCTGTGCTTCTATTGCAGCAATACCAAATGTAAATGCTGCTTTATTAATTGGACCACCCATATCAATTGCCATCATCGCACCTAAAATAAGACCTAGTAATATAGCATTTGTACCGTTCAAACCATTTAACCATCCTGTTAACATTTCATTCAATGCTACTACAGGCGGAATTACTACTTTTTGCATAACAACTCCTGTAATCAATAATCCAAAGACTGGATATAACAAAACAGGTTTAATACCTTCTAACTGTACTGGTAATCCTGAAAATAGTCTTTTTAGCCCTAAGACAACATATCCAGCTAAGAAACCAGCAATTAATCCACCTAAAAAGCCAGCATTCGCATGTGCCGCTAAAAATCCCCCGACAACACCAGGCATAAAACCAGGACGATCAGCAATAGAACTCGCAATAAATCCTGCTAAAATTGGTACAAGGAATAAAAATGCCCCTGTTCCCCCTCCTCCAATAGACATGAACAATTCAGCTAAAGGGCCTTCTGCTTTTATACCACCAAACGAAAACGCTAGCGCAATTAAAATCCCACCACCAACAACGAATGGAAGCATATTACTTACGCCGTTCATTAAATGCTTATAAATTCCTAATCCTTTTTCTTTCTCTGTACTTTCTGTCTTTCCATCTTCTTTTATTCCTTTAAAGATCGGTGCATCCTGTTTTACAGCACGATTAAGAAGTTTTTCAGTTTTTCTAATCCCGTCAGCGACTGGCACTTGAATGACATGTTTACCAGCAAAACGATTCATTTCTACTTGTTTATCTGCCGCAACAATTATAGCTGTTGCGCGTTCAATATCCTCTTTCGTTAAACCGTTTTTTATACCTGTTGATCCATTCGTTTCAACTTTAATTGCAATCCCTAGCTCTGCTGCTTTTGCTTTCAAACTATCCGCAGCCATATATGTGTGAGCGATTCCAGTTGGACAAGCTGTAACAGCTAATACGTATGGTTCATTCCCTTCTGGTTGTGCAACTTCTACCTCTTCTTCTTTTTCATTTTCTTTTTCATCAAATAGACGAAGAAGTTCCTCTTCATCCTTTGCTTCTAACAATTGCTTACGAAATCCTTCATCCATTAATAGTGTAGATAAGCGTGATAACGTTTCTAAATGCGTATTATTCGCCCCTTCACTCGCAGCAATCATAAAGAATAAATGCGCAGGCTGTCCGTCAAGCGATTCATAGTTGATACCGCTTACACTTCTACCAAAACAAATCGCTGGTTGCTTAACAGCTTTTGTTTTCGCATGAGGTATAGCAATCCCTTCACCAATGCCAGTTGTACTTTGTGACTCCCGCTTTAAAATAGCTTCTTTAAATTCAGCTTTACTATTTAAACGATTTGCCCCGTTTAATTTCTCAACTAATTCATCTATGACAGCTTCTTTATTTGAAGCTGTCAAATTCATAATAACTGTATCCCTTTTTAATAGTTCTGTAATTTTCATATGCTGCTTCCCCCTATCGCTTAGTTACAATTACTTGCGACAATAATTCTTCTACTTTTTCCTTTTCACATAAATCAGCTGAAAATGCTGTTGCACTCCCCGTTGCAACGCCATATTGAAATGCCTTTTCAATATCTTTTGTCTGTTCATATTTACCTACAAATCCAGCAACGAGAGAATCTCCAGCCCCAACCGAATTAATTACAACACCTTTTGGAACTGTTGCTTCATATATACCTTCTGCCGTAAACAATAAAGCTCCATCTCCGGCCATTGATACGATAACGTGCTCTACACCTTGTTCAATTAATTTTCTTCCATACGGTAAAATATCTTCTGCTGTTGAAATTTCTACTCCAAATAACTCACCAAGTTCATGATGATTTGGCTTTATTAAAAATGGTTTATTTTTAACTACATGCTGCAAAGCACTACCACTTGCATCTACTACTACACGAATACCTTTTTCAGCTCCGAACGCTGCGATTGATTCATAAAAAGTAGTTGGAATAGACGCCGGTACACTTCCAGCTAGTACAACATAATCTCCCTTTTGCATACTTTCAATTTGTTTCATTAATTGTTCAAATTGTTCATTTGTCACACTAGGTCCTTGCCCATTTAATTCTGTTTCTTCTTGCCCTTTTATTTTCACATTAATTCGAGAATCTCCATCTACTTGGACGAAGTTTGTTATTACCCCTTCCGTCTGTAATACATCTTTAATAAATCGACCGGTAAATCCACCAGTAAATCCAAGTGCTACATTTTCAACACCTAAGCGATGAAGAACACGAGAAACATTAATCCCTTTCCCCCCAGGAAACTTCATATCTTTCTCCGCTCGATTTACTGCGCCTAAATCTAAGGAATTAACTTGTACTACATAATCAATAGATGGGTTTAAAGTTACTGTATAGATCATTGTTTATCAGCCTCAATTACATTGGTTTGTCTTTTATATTTTTCTAAATCAATTTCTAAATGGTTTGTAATAATATTTGCCTCTTCAACATTGGCAATTTTCGCAAACGCAACTTCCGAAAACTTACTTTCATCAATTAAGAAATATCCTTCATTTGCTAATGTTAATGCCATTTGCTTTAAAAGCGCCTCTTCCGGATCTGGTGTTGTAAAACCAAGCTGTTCATGTACACCATTCGCTCCTAAAAAACATTTATCAAAACGATACTTCTGCATACTTTCCTGTGCCATAGCACCGATTAAAGCTTTCGTCCTACTCTTCATCATTCCGCCTAGTAAATAGGCACGAATATTATTTTCAACTAAAGCTTCAATATGCATAAGTCCATTCGTAACGACAGTAACATCTTTATTTATTAAAAATGGAATCATTTCAAATGTTGTACTTCCTGCATCTAAATAAATGAAATCACCTTGTTCCACAACGCTAGCCGCATACTTCGCAATTTGTTGTTTTATCTGAATGTTTTTGGATGATTTTTCAACCATCGTCGGCTCCTGTCCTTTTCCTGTTAAAACAGCCGCACCACCGTGAACTCTTTTTAATAACCGTTGTTTTTCCAATTGCGCTAAATCACGACGAATTGTTGATTCAGAGCTCGCTGTTCTTTCCACTAATTGCTGTAATTTAACAACCTTCTGCTCTTTTACAAGTTGCAATATCATTTGATGACGTTCAGGAGTTAACATTTTATTCACCTCTTCTTTGATTACAGTATAATGAAAACGATCACAAAAATCAACCATAAACATTCACAAATAACCAAAAAACAATCACGAACAGTTATAAACAACAAAAAAGAAACCCATTTGATTGTGATATCAAATGGGTTTCTTTACTCCATTCACTTATAAGGAAGCTTTATATATGCTTAAAACATCGTCTTTATTTAATTTTTTAAAGTTACCAAATTCGCCATTAGCCATCGCTTTATCCGCCATTACATCAATTTCATTTTCTCCAATAGTGTAATCAGATAGTGTTACTGGTGCCTCAATTGAAGTCCAAAATTGACGTAACGCCTCAATTCCTTCTAACGCAATTTCTCGATCAGTCTTTCCATCTGTTTTTACATCGAATACACGAATAGCAAACTGTTTAAAACGACTTACATTTTCATCTACAACATGCTTCATCCAGTTCGGGAATAGAATAGCTAAGCCGCCTCCATGCGGTATGTCATGAACCGCAGAAACTGCATGCTCAATATTATGAGTTGCCCAGTCCCCTTTTACCCCCATCGCTAAAATACCGTTTAACGCCATAGTACCGCAATATAAAATCGTCTCTCTATGCTCATAATTTTCTAGATCACTTAAAAGCTTAGGAGCTGTCTCAATTACTGTTTTTAAAACAGATTCACAATAACGATCTTGTAATTCTGTATTTGTTCCATGATGGAAATATTGTTCTAATACGTGCGACATAATATCTACCATACCGTAAATTGTTTGATCTTTCGGTACAGACGCAGTATGGGCCGGATCTAAAATTGAAAACTGCGGGAAAGTAACAGGGCTACCCCAGCCATATTTTTCATTCGTTTCCCAATTTGTAATGACAGAACCAGCATTCATTTCAGATCCTGTTGCCGCAAGAGTAAGCACAGTACCAAATGGTAATGCCTCACTGGCAAATGTTTTTTCGTTACAATATCCCACACATCTCCATCGTACTTACTACCAGCTGCAATTGCCTTCGTACAGTCGATTACACTACCTCCACCAACTGCTAAAATAAATTCAACACCATTATCTTTACAAATTTGAATCCCTTTCTTCACAGTTGATACACGTGGATTCGGTTCAACACCTGTCAATTCAAATACTTCTGCATTTATTTCCTTTAAAATAGAAATTACATTATCATAAATACCGTTTCTTTTAATGCTGCCTCCCCCGTATACGAGAAGAACTTTTTTACCGAACTGTGGAATTTCAGTTTTTAACTGTTCTAATTGACCTTTACCAAAAATAAGTTTCGTTGGATTACGAAATACAAAATTTTGCATATCCCTTTACCATCCCTTCTATATGAAAAGCAACTATACTTTTGTATACCATATTTTTTTCATTTCACAAAAATATTTGCCTAACAAAAAAATCCCAGCCTACAGGCTGAGATTTTTTATTGATAATAAGGTGAGATCATTAAATAAACAATAACACCAGATAAACTTACATATAACCAAATCGGCATCGTCCAACGTACAATTTTACGATGACGTGTTAATTGATTTGTAAAACCAAATACAAGTGCAAACAATGCAAGTGGTACGATAATTGCTGCTAGGATAATATGTGTAATTAAAATGATGAAATACACATATTTAATGAATCCTTCGCCACCAAAATGTGTTGCTGGCGCCAAGTAATGATACGATAAATAAGAAACACAAAATAGCAACGTCGTCGTAAATGCTGCTAGGATAAAACCACGGTGCATTTTCACGTTCTTCTTAATAATAGAGTATAAAGCTGCTAATAAGAATACGAACGTAAAGCTATTAAAAATTGCGTTTAACATTGGTAAAATGGTTACATCAAAATGTACTTCTCCTTCATAACCAACAGGTCCGAAGAACAAAAATAAAATAATCGCATTTACAATTACAGAAAGCGTTATCACAATAGGAGCATAGCTTTTCTGATTTGTTGATTGATCCACCAAAATGGTCACTCCCTCTTCCTTCAAATATGTATACGTAACCTCACTATTTTAACATACTATTCACAGTGTAAATGTGACAATAGTTTGACACAGCAAGATAAGAAAAAGAAAAATCCTTCTTAATAAAACTTCTTAAGAAGGATTTTATCGCTTTATTATTCAAATAGCAATGCGATTAGTTTTTGTTAAAAAATGTATCGCTATATGCTTGAAAAATTTCAGACACTTGATATCCCATTAAAGAAATTGCTGTTAATGAAAAGAAACCAATCATAAGAAATCGAAACCACATATAAATCTCCTCCTTGTATTTAGCTAAAAACATTCGCTACATTACAAGTTGAGTGGCACTCTTCATCGTCACTTTCCTTTTTCTTTACAATTGCTGTAATAAATCGAATCATAAAGAAAACTACAAAAGGAAATTGTTCGTAATTTACCTTGGCATAGTTTAGCAACGGCTCGCGCTGCATATCGAACGGGGATGAGAAGGAATAGAACATACCTTGCTCTTCCATATATACAATTACAATTTTCATGCAAAATACGATTCCTAGAAACGAAACAATATCTTGCCATTCTGTCGTATATAACAGGTTATATAGCTCTAATACGTACTCTTCCATCGTCATCCCCCCTTCCTTTTTTATCATTTTGCTCGCCTTCGTATAAAAAGTCAAGAAAAAAGTTTATATTCACTATGACAATAGTAATTACTCTTTTCTACCAATGGTTGGATGTAGCATTTCTTAGAAAACAAGAAATTAAAATCGGACAGATTCCTCATTCTTACTTTTAGTATTCAACACTGTACTATTTTTATTTCTA
This genomic window from Bacillus anthracis str. Vollum contains:
- the entD gene encoding cell wall-binding protein EntD — its product is MKKLLGIATAAVFGLGIFAGSAKAETIVTTDVLNVRENPTVESKLVGKMLSGNKLDVINTENGWTKIKVNGKEAFVSAEFTKSTYYVTAGVLNVRAGANTDSEILGKLNKDDVIETTNQVQNEWLQFDYNGKVGYVHVPFLTGTAPVVEKKEVVTQEEAPVRVNAPVKNNKVVKNKESVKNVESSKPVAKAKPAVQQVAKSKGTSAPAGGREITVEATAYTAHPSENGTYGGRVLTAMGHDLTANPNMKVIAVDPKVMPLGSKVWVEGYGEAIAGDTGGAIKGNRIDVLVGSDGSANSWGRKSVKVKVIE
- a CDS encoding DUF420 domain-containing protein — its product is MVDQSTNQKSYAPIVITLSVIVNAIILFLFFGPVGYEGEVHFDVTILPMLNAIFNSFTFVFLLAALYSIIKKNVKMHRGFILAAFTTTLLFCVSYLSYHYLAPATHFGGEGFIKYVYFIILITHIILAAIIVPLALFALVFGFTNQLTRHRKIVRWTMPIWLYVSLSGVIVYLMISPYYQ
- a CDS encoding PTS fructose transporter subunit IIABC encodes the protein MKITELLKRDTVIMNLTASNKEAVIDELVEKLNGANRLNSKAEFKEAILKRESQSTTGIGEGIAIPHAKTKAVKQPAICFGRSVSGINYESLDGQPAHLFFMIAASEGANNTHLETLSRLSTLLMDEGFRKQLLEAKDEEELLRLFDEKENEKEEEVEVAQPEGNEPYVLAVTACPTGIAHTYMAADSLKAKAAELGIAIKVETNGSTGIKNGLTKEDIERATAIIVAADKQVEMNRFAGKHVIQVPVADGIRKTEKLLNRAVKQDAPIFKGIKEDGKTESTEKEKGLGIYKHLMNGVSNMLPFVVGGGILIALAFSFGGIKAEGPLAELFMSIGGGGTGAFLFLVPILAGFIASSIADRPGFMPGVVGGFLAAHANAGFLGGLIAGFLAGYVVLGLKRLFSGLPVQLEGIKPVLLYPVFGLLITGVVMQKVVIPPVVALNEMLTGWLNGLNGTNAILLGLILGAMMAIDMGGPINKAAFTFGIAAIEAQNFGVHSAVMAGGMVPPLAIAFATTFFKSKFTEAERKSGLTNYIMGASFITEGAIPFAAADPVRVIVSCVVGSSIAGALSMLFQITLPAPHGGLFVIALVNKPVLYIFSILIGAVVSALMMGIWKKKVK
- a CDS encoding DeoR/GlpR family DNA-binding transcription regulator; this translates as MLTPERHQMILQLVKEQKVVKLQQLVERTASSESTIRRDLAQLEKQRLLKRVHGGAAVLTGKGQEPTMVEKSSKNIQIKQQIAKYAASVVEQGDFIYLDAGSTTFEMIPFLINKDVTVVTNGLMHIEALVENNIRAYLLGGMMKSRTKALIGAMAQESMQKYRFDKCFLGANGVHEQLGFTTPDPEEALLKQMALTLANEGYFLIDESKFSEVAFAKIANVEEANIITNHLEIDLEKYKRQTNVIEADKQ
- the pfkB gene encoding 1-phosphofructokinase, whose translation is MIYTVTLNPSIDYVVQVNSLDLGAVNRAEKDMKFPGGKGINVSRVLHRLGVENVALGFTGGFTGRFIKDVLQTEGVITNFVQVDGDSRINVKIKGQEETELNGQGPSVTNEQFEQLMKQIESMQKGDYVVLAGSVPASIPTTFYESIAAFGAEKGIRVVVDASGSALQHVVKNKPFLIKPNHHELGELFGVEISTAEDILPYGRKLIEQGVEHVIVSMAGDGALLFTAEGIYEATVPKGVVINSVGAGDSLVAGFVGKYEQTKDIEKAFQYGVATGSATAFSADLCEKEKVEELLSQVIVTKR